In Flavivirga abyssicola, the following are encoded in one genomic region:
- a CDS encoding response regulator, whose protein sequence is MNTSIVIADDHPLMLRGLTDFLTSKGFNIIGSAQDGNTAYNLIVKLKPELAILDIRMPHKTGLEIAEACLKNDLNTKVILITFDKEEELYDKAKEFNVFGYILKEFAIEEIETCIKHVINGTPYFSEEIASYLNASSLEQKPDVLNLLTKSELKIVKLISENKTSHDIAEDLSISVRTVDKHRSNIVGKLGLDNKPTSLSLWANLNKAHF, encoded by the coding sequence ATGAACACCTCAATAGTGATTGCTGATGATCATCCATTGATGTTAAGAGGTCTAACTGATTTTTTAACTTCAAAAGGCTTTAATATTATAGGAAGTGCCCAAGATGGGAATACGGCTTATAATCTTATAGTAAAATTAAAACCAGAATTAGCTATTCTGGATATAAGAATGCCTCATAAAACTGGACTGGAAATAGCTGAAGCTTGTCTGAAAAACGATTTAAACACCAAAGTTATCCTTATTACTTTTGATAAAGAAGAAGAATTATATGATAAGGCTAAAGAGTTTAATGTTTTTGGATATATTTTAAAAGAATTCGCTATTGAAGAAATTGAAACCTGTATTAAACATGTTATTAACGGGACACCGTATTTTAGTGAAGAAATTGCATCTTACTTAAATGCAAGTAGTTTAGAACAAAAGCCCGACGTATTAAATTTGTTAACCAAATCTGAACTAAAAATAGTAAAGCTTATTTCCGAGAATAAAACGAGCCACGATATTGCAGAAGACTTATCCATTTCTGTTCGTACAGTCGATAAGCATAGAAGCAATATAGTTGGCAAATTAGGCTTAGATAATAAACCTACATCACTTTCTCTTTGGGCTAATCTAAATAAAGCTCATTTTTAA
- a CDS encoding retropepsin-like aspartic protease family protein: MEKTLQEFLNEKGYVLVKLHLTKTNHFEIKATINGRKGLFILDTGASNSCVGFEATETFNLKTEDSIIKAAGAGAIDMDTKMSKKNKLKIGKWKHNKVVLVLFNLTHVNTALINHNSKPVDGIIGADILKKAKAIIDYEKKYLYLKI, encoded by the coding sequence ATGGAAAAGACATTACAGGAGTTTCTTAATGAAAAAGGGTATGTTTTAGTAAAATTACATCTTACTAAAACAAATCATTTTGAAATAAAAGCAACCATAAATGGACGTAAAGGGTTATTTATTTTAGATACTGGTGCTTCAAATTCTTGTGTGGGGTTTGAGGCTACAGAAACTTTTAATCTAAAAACCGAAGATTCTATTATTAAGGCTGCTGGAGCTGGAGCCATAGATATGGATACTAAAATGTCTAAGAAAAATAAACTGAAGATTGGTAAATGGAAACACAATAAAGTTGTTTTAGTTTTATTTAATCTAACTCATGTAAATACGGCTCTAATAAATCATAATTCTAAACCTGTCGATGGCATAATTGGAGCCGATATTTTAAAAAAAGCTAAAGCTATTATAGATTATGAAAAGAAATATCTATATTTAAAAATATAA